The Humulus lupulus chromosome 3, drHumLupu1.1, whole genome shotgun sequence genome window below encodes:
- the LOC133824396 gene encoding MDIS1-interacting receptor like kinase 2-like, producing MKSSTLILIIVGLVYAANVLVQASPYPRDQQEVLSLLLSGWCRNDSVDNATQYCTWSGITCDPAGQITQITLSDHYCEYCEYCPIWLLENFNWSCFPNLVHLNLSCARLYGVIPSHIGTLPKLTHLHLSKNYLTGQLPLSIANLSSLMVFDLSYNDLSGSIPRELGSLKNLIALNLSHNHFSDPIPSTVALFSNLTHLNMSSNQINGSIPIDLGKLKNMVSLDLSDNRLQGHLPSSIFHLNRLTSLSFSYNKINGSIPPALGDLTNLVELDLSSNEIDGPLPLEIRKLRNLESLVLSQNQLIGCIPLEIANLKNLTFLDVSFNKLSCPIMLILTALQSIEVLWLGSNRIYGSMDSNIVKLRKLNFLNLSYNWISGIIPSEFARMTKLKYLDLSYNSLECPTGGKELDIVHFYDPLHCPESTPQVAIIICVVLAFYAFSLINLFLLADKCLFKTRQVQATKRASKNGDILSVWNYDGKIAFEDILKATEDFDIRYCIGTGGYGSVYRAQLPSGQVVALKKLHSSEAEEVSFRKSFENEVETLTKIRHKNIIRLYGFCLNKRSMFLIYEYMERGSLFCVLSDDLEAVELDWSKRINVIKGIAYALSYMHHDCTPPMVHRDVKSTNILLNSEFEAFVSDYGTARLLDPDTSNRTMIAGTYGYIAPEFAYTMAITEKCDVYSFGVVVLETLMGKHPGEFLSSLSSSSSSIQNMLLTEIIDHRPSPPRNRIVESDIVLITTLGFACLNAKPMYRPTMKLVSQQLLARKRLLAKRFSDISLGQLMFPAEILLEIENKIS from the exons ATGAAATCCTCCACTTTAATACTCATTATTGTAGGACTAGTCTATGCAGCCAATGTCTTAGTTCAAGCTTCACCGTATCCCAGAGATCAACAAGAAGTGCTTTCATTGCTGCTAAGTGGGTGGTGCAGAAACGACTCTGTCGACAATGCAACCCAATATTGCACTTGGTCTGGTATCACTTGCGACCCCGCTGGACAGATTACTCAAATTACTCTTTCTGATCattattgtgaatattgtgaATATTGTCCAATCTGGTTATTGGAGAATTTCAACTGGTCTTGCTTTCCAAACTTAGTCCATCTGAATCTTTCCTGTGCCAGGCTTTATGGAGTTATTCCATCTCACATAGGTACTCTTCCAAAGCTCACCCACCTTCACCTTTCCAAAAATTATCTAACAGGCCAATTACCTCTTTCAATTGCCAACCTCTCCAGTTTGATGGTGTTTGATCTTTCTTATAATGACCTATCTGGTTCTATTCCAAGAGAATTGGGTAGTTTAAAGAATCTTATTGCATTAAATTTGAGCCATAACCATTTTAGCGATCCAATTCCTTCAACTGTTGCTCTTTTTTCCAACCTCACTCATCTAAATATGTCATCTAATCAAATTAATGGGTCTATTCCAATTGATTTAGGAAAGCTGAAGAACATGGTTTCTCTTGACCTGTCTGACAACAGGCTCCAAGGACACCTCCCATCCAGTATATTCCACCTGAACAGATTGACTTCCCTATCATTTTCCTACAACAAAATCAATGGTTCCATACCTCCGGCTTTGGGTGATCTAACCAATTTGGTGGAGTTGGACCTTAGTTCAAACGAAATTGATGGCCCACTCCCTCTGGAAATTAGAAAACTAAGAAACCTAGAGTCGTTAGTCCTTAGCCAAAATCAATTGATTGGTTGCATTCCATTAGAAATTGCAAATTTGAAGAACTTAACATTTCTGGATGTTAGTTTCAACAAACTCAGTTGTCCAATTATGCTAATTCTTACGGCTTTACAATCAATTGAAGTTCTTTGGCTAGGTTCAAATAGAATATATGGTTCCATGGATTCAAATATTGTAAAGCTCAGAAAGCTGAATTTCTTGAACTTGTCATATAACTGGATATCAGGGATCATACCTTCTGAATTTGCCCGCATGACAAAATTAAAGTATTTGGATCTTTCTTACAACTCTTTAGAGTGTCCAACCGGCGGCAAAGAGCTTGACATCGTTCATTTCTACGATCCCCTTCATTGCCCCGAGTCTACCCCTCAAGTTGCGATCATTATTTGCGTCGTCTTGGCCTTCTATGCCTTTTCTTTGATCAATTTATTCCTGTTGGCCGATAAGTGTCTTTTCAAAACTAGACAAGTCCAAGCTACTAAACGAGCTTcaaaaaatggtgatatattgtCGGTATGGAATTATGATGGGAAAATTGCATTTGAAGATATCCTAAAAGCAACGGAAGATTTTGACATTCGATATTGCATTGGAACAGGTGGTTACGGTAGTGTATACAGAGCACAACTACCTAGTGGCCAAGTAGTTGCCTTGAAGAAGCTTCACAGTTCAGAGGCAGAAGAAGTATCATTCAGAAAGAGTTTTGAGAATGAGGTAGAAACGTTGACTAAAATTCGTCACAAAAATATCATAAGACTCTATGGATTCTGTTTGAACAAAAGAAGCATGTTTTTGATTTACGAGTATATGGAAAGAGGAAGCTTGTTTTGTGTTCTAAGCGATGATTTAGAAGCTGTGGAATTAGATTGGAGTAAGAGAATTAACGTCATCAAGGGCATAGCTTATGCATTGTCTTACATGCATCATGATTGCACTCCTCCAATGGTTCATCGTGATGTAAAGAGCACCAACATCTTATTGAACTCAGAATTTGAGGCTTTTGTGTCTGATTATGGAACCGCTAGATTACTTGATCCCGATACTTCCAATCGAACCATGATTGCTGGTACATACGGCTATATTGCTCCAG AATTTGCCTACACCATGGCCATAACGGAAAAATGTGACGTTTATAGCTTTGGTGTAGTGGTACTCGAAACGTTAATGGGTAAGCACCCTGGAGAATTTTTGTCGTCATTGTCATCTTCATCATcgtcaattcaaaatatgttgctGACTGAAATAATAGACCATCGCCCATCACCGCCAAGAAATCGGATTGTTGAAAGTGATATTGTTCTTATTACTACGCTGGGATTTGCCTGCCTAAATGCCAAACCAATGTATCGACCAACAATGAAGCTAGTTTCTCAACAACTTCTTGCTCGCAAACGATTGTTAGCCAAGCGTTTTAGTGATATTTCACTTGGACAGCTAATGTTCCCAGCTGAAATTTTACTAGAAATTGAAAATAAGATTAGTTGA